Proteins from a genomic interval of Luteibacter pinisoli:
- the ilvN gene encoding acetolactate synthase small subunit, whose product MRHTISILLQNEAGALARVAGLFASRGYNIESLTVAATPDDDVSRLTLVVFGDDATVEQIIKQSAKLVDVIEIGELTRKEHVERELLVARVEGDEAAIDACLDRFSARLLQREGPQSVVEYTGSADAVDRFLDALRAAGDVADHARSGIAAIERPLVTA is encoded by the coding sequence ATGCGCCACACGATATCGATCCTGCTGCAGAACGAGGCGGGCGCGCTGGCCCGCGTCGCCGGCCTGTTCGCCTCGCGCGGTTACAACATCGAATCCCTCACCGTCGCCGCGACGCCGGACGACGACGTCTCACGACTCACCCTTGTGGTGTTCGGCGACGACGCGACGGTGGAGCAGATCATCAAGCAATCCGCCAAGCTCGTTGACGTGATCGAAATCGGCGAGCTCACCCGCAAGGAGCACGTGGAGCGCGAACTGCTTGTCGCCCGCGTGGAGGGCGACGAGGCGGCCATCGATGCGTGTCTCGACCGGTTCAGCGCCAGGCTGTTGCAGCGAGAAGGCCCGCAGTCGGTCGTCGAGTACACCGGCAGTGCCGACGCCGTGGATCGCTTCCTCGATGCCCTGCGCGCCGCCGGCGATGTCGCCGACCACGCGCGCAGCGGCATCGCCGCCATCGAGCGCCCCCTCGTTACCGCCTGA
- a CDS encoding short chain dehydrogenase: MKILIVGASGTLGQAVAAELGQRHEIIRAGRHGGDVRVDVRDAASVEAMYASVGELDAVVCAAGKVPFAPLAELTEAKYLEGLNDKLLGQVRLVQAGMNHLRDRGSFTLITGILTEQPILAGACASMANGAVEAYVRAAAIELPRGLRINVVSPNVLTEAMDAYGPFFRGFEPVSAARAALAFSRSVEGLQTGQVYKVW, encoded by the coding sequence ATGAAGATCCTCATTGTTGGCGCCAGCGGCACACTGGGCCAGGCCGTGGCGGCTGAACTCGGCCAGCGCCACGAGATCATTCGCGCGGGCCGGCACGGTGGCGACGTGCGCGTGGACGTGCGTGACGCTGCCAGCGTGGAGGCCATGTACGCCTCGGTCGGTGAACTCGATGCGGTGGTGTGTGCCGCCGGCAAGGTGCCGTTCGCCCCGCTGGCGGAACTCACCGAAGCGAAATACCTGGAAGGCCTGAACGACAAGCTGCTCGGCCAGGTGCGCCTGGTGCAGGCGGGCATGAACCATCTGCGCGACCGCGGCTCGTTCACCCTGATCACCGGCATTCTTACCGAGCAGCCCATCCTCGCCGGTGCCTGCGCCAGCATGGCCAACGGCGCGGTGGAAGCGTACGTGCGTGCGGCCGCCATCGAGCTGCCGCGCGGCCTGCGTATCAACGTGGTGAGCCCGAACGTGCTGACCGAAGCGATGGACGCCTACGGGCCCTTCTTCCGCGGCTTCGAACCGGTGAGTGCGGCGCGTGCCGCGCTGGCCTTCTCACGCTCGGTGGAAGGCCTGCAGACGGGCCAGGTCTACAAGGTCTGGTAA